The following nucleotide sequence is from Paenibacillus odorifer.
CAATTGTTGCATATGCCGCAACCTTGGAAATATTAAATAACTTATCAAAGATCATTAACAGTGCGTCCACCTCCTTAAGGAATAAATATTATCAATAAATACCTAATTTGAATATCTGTAAACAGAAGCCCAGAGCTGCTGGCAGAAGGCGGTTAAGCTCGATCCGGAATCGGCTGTGTCGAGATTTTATCTAGCTATCTTTTCGGTAAAGAGGTGTTAATTTACTGGTTTCAAAAAAAGAGGCTAGGAGAGTCTGTCTAGCCCTCTACGTTTGGAAGATGTGACAACAGTTGCTCTACTTAATACACAGTACGCATTTAGTTGAGCAACGTGAAGTAAATAAAAGGCCTACACCATAAAAATGTAGGCCCACCCATTAAAAGTTACTCTGTTACTAATTTTGAGAAAATGCTTAAATCAATAAACTTTCCTTTGGACTTTTCGCACTTTCTCATTGTTCCTTCGAATGTATAGTTTAACTTTTGCAAAACTCTTATGGAATTATTGTTTTCGGGTTCGACTTTTGCTTCTATCCTGTTGAAATTTAAAGTGTTGAACGCATAATCCATCAGAGATTGAATGGCCTCAGGAGCATATCCCTTGCCCCAATAATCTTTACTAATATCGTATCCAATCTCTGCTTTAGCGTTTGAAGAATCTATAGAATTATAACCGCAGGAACCAATTATGCGATTTGATTCTAACTCGATTATGGAATAACGAATAGCTTTGCTTTCCAAAGACAGGTTATTAAGAATTTTAATCATTTCTACTGCTTGGCTTTCCTCAGTGAAACTATTGATATTCATAAACTTTGTAACCTCAGGATCAGACCAAATGTTAAACAAACTAGCAGAGTCAGATAATTTCATTTTTCTTAATTTTAGTCTTTTGGTTTGTATTTCTGTAATCAATATATTACCTCCATTATCTATTTATTTTGGGGTTAAGATATCGATATCTGCGCATAGTTCAGTCCCTTCAATATTTAATTCAACACTATTATAACGTAAGAGTTTTTTTATGTCACAGTACGAAGATACAGATCATTAAAGGAGTAGGAGTATCTTTCCAAAGGTTATGACGAAGTAGAAGCCTATTGCGCATCAGGGAAGAGAAGGTCGTCGTTTTGATAACGAAATGATGTTTTTATCCTTATCATCACCATGGTCCGCATT
It contains:
- a CDS encoding GNAT family N-acetyltransferase — translated: MITEIQTKRLKLRKMKLSDSASLFNIWSDPEVTKFMNINSFTEESQAVEMIKILNNLSLESKAIRYSIIELESNRIIGSCGYNSIDSSNAKAEIGYDISKDYWGKGYAPEAIQSLMDYAFNTLNFNRIEAKVEPENNNSIRVLQKLNYTFEGTMRKCEKSKGKFIDLSIFSKLVTE